In Desulfosalsimonas propionicica, the following are encoded in one genomic region:
- a CDS encoding FGGY-family carbohydrate kinase, with product MTTKDLLLTIDNGTQSLKAMVFDLSGRMQAIVKIPFTPYFSEKPGWAEQDPEMYWELLGRACQGLWSEKKIERKRLAGVSLTTQRGTVINVNKNGRPLRPAILWLDQRKAMNCPPVGGLWGLLFKVAGLSRTVAYFQQEAEANWLQTHQPEIWGKTHKYLLLSGYLTYRLTGEFSDSVGCQVAYLPFDYKRLAWAGNSDWKWRALPVDPDMLPRLIHPGGRLGLVSATAARHTGIPEGLPVVAAAADKACEVIGSGSMDAQTGCISYGTTATINVTHNRYVEPISLIPPYPSAIPGHHSLEVQIFRGYWMVSWFKKEFGHKEQQKAQDLGVDAEALFDSLIDDIAPGCMGLMLQPYWTPGIKMPGPEAKGSIIGFGDIHSRGHVYRAILEGLAYALREGKERIEKRTKTPIRQLRISGGGSQSRNAMQVTADVFNLPASRPHIYETSGLGAAINTAVGLNLHPDYPAAIAAMTRIGDTFEPIAENQRLYEALYKRIYQKMYARLKPLYEEIREITGYPQ from the coding sequence ATGACCACCAAGGATCTTTTGCTCACCATTGACAACGGCACCCAGAGCTTAAAGGCCATGGTATTTGACCTCTCCGGCCGGATGCAGGCCATTGTCAAGATCCCGTTCACCCCCTATTTTTCCGAAAAACCGGGCTGGGCCGAACAGGACCCGGAAATGTACTGGGAGTTGCTCGGCCGGGCCTGCCAGGGGTTATGGAGCGAAAAAAAAATCGAGCGAAAACGTCTTGCCGGTGTCTCGCTCACCACACAGCGGGGGACCGTAATCAACGTGAATAAAAACGGCCGCCCCCTGCGGCCGGCAATCCTGTGGCTGGATCAGCGCAAGGCAATGAACTGCCCGCCCGTGGGCGGACTCTGGGGCCTGCTTTTCAAGGTTGCAGGCCTATCCAGGACTGTGGCCTATTTTCAGCAGGAGGCCGAGGCCAACTGGCTGCAAACTCATCAGCCGGAAATCTGGGGAAAAACCCACAAATATCTGCTTTTGTCAGGGTATCTTACCTACCGGCTCACCGGCGAGTTTTCCGATTCCGTGGGCTGCCAGGTGGCATATCTGCCGTTTGACTACAAGCGCCTTGCCTGGGCCGGAAATTCAGACTGGAAATGGCGGGCCCTGCCCGTTGACCCGGACATGCTGCCCCGGCTGATCCACCCGGGCGGCCGCCTTGGATTGGTAAGCGCCACAGCCGCCCGGCATACCGGAATTCCCGAGGGGCTGCCGGTTGTTGCCGCGGCCGCGGACAAAGCCTGCGAGGTTATCGGGTCGGGCAGCATGGATGCGCAAACCGGATGCATCAGCTACGGCACCACGGCCACCATCAATGTGACGCATAATCGCTATGTGGAGCCCATATCCCTGATCCCGCCCTACCCGTCTGCCATTCCGGGCCATCATTCCCTTGAAGTACAGATTTTCCGCGGCTACTGGATGGTAAGCTGGTTTAAAAAAGAATTTGGGCACAAAGAACAGCAAAAGGCCCAAGACCTGGGCGTGGATGCAGAGGCGCTGTTTGACAGCCTGATTGACGACATTGCCCCCGGATGCATGGGACTGATGCTCCAGCCCTACTGGACTCCCGGCATCAAAATGCCCGGCCCCGAAGCCAAGGGCAGCATTATCGGGTTCGGCGACATCCATTCCCGCGGCCACGTGTACCGGGCCATCCTGGAAGGCCTGGCCTATGCCCTGCGAGAAGGAAAGGAGCGAATTGAAAAACGGACCAAAACGCCCATCCGGCAGCTGCGGATTTCCGGAGGCGGCTCCCAGAGCCGCAATGCCATGCAAGTCACCGCAGATGTTTTTAATTTGCCGGCATCCAGGCCGCATATTTATGAAACCTCCGGGCTGGGAGCGGCCATCAACACGGCCGTGGGATTGAATCTGCACCCGGACTATCCCGCTGCAATCGCCGCCATGACCCGCATCGGAGACACATTCGAGCCCATTGCCGAAAACCAGAGGCTTTATGAGGCATTATACAAGCGCATCTATCAAAAAATGTATGCCCGGCTCAAACCATTGTACGAAGAAATCCGGGAAATTACCGGGTACCCGCAATAA
- a CDS encoding HDOD domain-containing protein has translation MVSITCTGCNKTYQIPDSELPENKPVDLLCPACNTVLRVQKDQQQTRAETKTPSQTGPELMERIVQTSKALPPMPQIIARANEVLSSDNSGFKEISQVLETDQAMATRVLRIANSAYYGVSVPVTSVQQASALLGFQTLFELITVVSSSRMMGKHLEGYNIEAKFVWKHSLSVAVGAKAIAEKYHPELINDAFMSGLIHDSGMVLLDSHVHKNQRQFNELLARGKTLQDAETEMFEFDHAALAARYLKNWKLPENLTHAIRYHHSPAECGHDPLACILHISDAMANTNNLESNFVMDNSALDAIGMPTDDLDQMTFDMEDMVDSIIKSMEA, from the coding sequence TTGGTTTCCATCACCTGCACGGGTTGCAACAAAACCTACCAGATACCTGACAGCGAACTGCCTGAGAACAAACCTGTGGATCTGCTTTGCCCGGCGTGCAACACCGTGCTGAGGGTGCAAAAGGATCAACAGCAAACCCGGGCGGAAACAAAGACGCCGAGCCAGACCGGCCCGGAGTTGATGGAAAGGATTGTTCAGACCTCAAAAGCACTGCCGCCAATGCCGCAAATCATCGCCCGGGCAAACGAGGTGCTTTCCAGTGACAACTCCGGATTCAAAGAAATCAGCCAGGTGCTGGAAACCGACCAGGCCATGGCCACCCGGGTGCTGCGCATCGCCAATTCCGCCTACTACGGGGTGAGTGTGCCCGTAACCTCCGTACAGCAGGCCTCCGCCCTTCTTGGATTTCAAACCCTGTTTGAGCTCATTACCGTGGTCAGCAGTTCCAGAATGATGGGAAAACACCTGGAGGGATACAACATTGAGGCCAAATTCGTATGGAAGCATTCCCTTTCAGTGGCAGTGGGTGCCAAAGCCATTGCTGAAAAATATCACCCGGAACTGATCAATGACGCTTTCATGTCCGGGCTCATCCATGATTCCGGCATGGTTTTGCTCGACTCCCATGTCCATAAAAATCAGCGGCAATTCAATGAGCTGCTGGCCCGGGGAAAGACCCTGCAGGACGCGGAAACAGAAATGTTTGAATTCGACCATGCGGCGCTGGCCGCCAGGTATCTAAAAAATTGGAAGCTCCCGGAAAACCTGACCCATGCCATTCGGTATCACCACAGCCCGGCTGAATGCGGCCATGACCCGCTTGCCTGCATCCTGCACATCTCCGATGCCATGGCCAATACCAACAACCTGGAGAGCAATTTTGTCATGGACAACAGCGCTTTGGACGCCATCGGCATGCCCACCGATGACCTGGACCAGATGACCTTTGACATGGAGGACATGGTCGACAGCATCATCAAAAGCATGGAGGCCTGA
- the aroF gene encoding 3-deoxy-7-phosphoheptulonate synthase, which yields MLIVMRQDATQEQIDAVIGIIGEKGCQARPIPGGERVSIGVLYNKGPLDPANFQALAGVKEAIAVTRPYKLVSREVKPHDTIVRVGNTEIGGSRFSIIGGPCAVESESLAMATAEHVKKAGADIFRGGAFKPRTSPYAFQGLGEEGLKILAKVRETFDMPVVTEVLDLAHFDMVEQYADIVQIGTRNMQNFSLLRRAGESKKSVMLKRGMSATVDEWLMAAEYIMSEGNENIILCERGVRTFVRHSRNTLDFSAIPVVRRESHLPVIIDPSHASGYRDQVLPLARAAAAVGSHGLMVEVHDMPDFAQCDGGQSLYPDQFALMCRQARAICDIFASS from the coding sequence ATGCTGATCGTCATGCGGCAGGATGCCACACAGGAGCAGATTGATGCGGTCATTGGCATTATCGGGGAAAAAGGATGTCAGGCCCGGCCCATTCCCGGCGGAGAAAGGGTTTCCATAGGGGTTTTATACAACAAAGGCCCTTTGGATCCAGCCAATTTTCAGGCCCTGGCCGGGGTCAAGGAGGCCATTGCCGTAACCCGCCCATACAAACTGGTCAGCCGGGAGGTAAAGCCCCATGATACAATTGTCCGGGTGGGCAATACAGAAATCGGCGGCAGCCGCTTTTCCATTATCGGCGGACCGTGCGCGGTGGAAAGCGAATCACTGGCCATGGCAACGGCCGAACACGTAAAAAAGGCCGGGGCCGACATTTTCCGAGGCGGTGCGTTTAAGCCCCGCACGTCGCCTTACGCTTTCCAGGGCCTGGGCGAAGAGGGGCTGAAAATTCTGGCAAAGGTACGTGAAACCTTTGACATGCCCGTGGTCACGGAGGTTTTGGACCTGGCGCATTTTGACATGGTGGAGCAATATGCCGATATCGTCCAGATCGGAACCCGAAACATGCAGAATTTCAGCCTTCTGCGCCGGGCCGGGGAGTCAAAAAAATCGGTGATGTTAAAGCGCGGCATGTCGGCCACCGTGGATGAATGGCTCATGGCTGCGGAATATATCATGTCCGAGGGCAACGAAAACATCATTTTATGTGAGCGCGGGGTGCGCACCTTTGTGCGCCACAGCCGAAACACCCTTGATTTTTCCGCCATTCCCGTGGTCCGGCGGGAAAGTCACCTGCCGGTGATCATCGACCCGAGCCATGCCTCCGGATATCGGGACCAGGTTCTGCCCCTGGCCAGAGCCGCCGCGGCCGTGGGCTCCCACGGGCTCATGGTGGAGGTCCATGATATGCCCGATTTTGCCCAGTGCGACGGGGGTCAGTCGCTGTACCCGGACCAGTTTGCGCTTATGTGCCGTCAGGCCAGGGCGATTTGCGATATTTTTGCTTCCTCATAA
- a CDS encoding LysM peptidoglycan-binding domain-containing protein → MRTQSKSRRIRKLVTAGLCAALVMFFITSANAGIEEHIIETETGFYYTVQKGDTLWDLSEEFSDSPWQWPDLWHYNPQIPNPHWIYPGQKIRIYKKSFGDKKRQETEPTREEIEQYFTYTPIRTVGFVRKQPVETLGTLALERHDHNLLSTGDKVYIRPEAYGDIDKGERYLIYRMKGAVDDPSTNQYIGDQYLLTGVLKITDSQPDFAAGRIVEAFHDIQKNDKIMPLMDRKADIRLKPGIENLNASLMKSEEDWNFIGQDTIAFINKGRDDGIEVGQQYTVLFEVSTNPDWGPDSPKYLTSEEIGTLLVLHTEDNTATVLITDSKEDLKAGMPLQAFK, encoded by the coding sequence ATGAGAACGCAATCCAAATCCAGGCGAATCCGGAAACTTGTCACCGCCGGTCTGTGCGCGGCACTCGTGATGTTTTTCATTACATCAGCAAACGCCGGCATTGAAGAGCACATCATTGAAACAGAAACCGGTTTTTACTACACGGTCCAAAAGGGTGACACCCTGTGGGATCTGTCTGAAGAGTTTTCAGACTCTCCCTGGCAATGGCCGGATTTATGGCACTACAACCCACAGATTCCCAATCCGCACTGGATCTACCCGGGCCAGAAAATCCGGATATACAAAAAAAGCTTTGGTGATAAAAAAAGGCAGGAAACCGAACCCACCCGGGAAGAAATCGAGCAGTATTTTACTTATACCCCGATCCGGACAGTGGGATTTGTCCGCAAGCAACCTGTTGAAACCCTGGGGACGCTCGCACTTGAACGCCATGACCATAACCTGTTAAGCACCGGTGACAAGGTCTACATCCGGCCGGAAGCCTACGGGGACATCGACAAAGGGGAAAGATACCTGATTTACCGCATGAAAGGCGCTGTTGACGATCCTTCCACTAATCAATATATCGGAGATCAGTACCTGCTCACCGGTGTCCTGAAAATTACGGATTCCCAGCCGGATTTTGCCGCAGGCAGAATCGTGGAGGCATTTCACGACATTCAAAAAAACGACAAAATCATGCCCCTGATGGATCGAAAGGCAGACATCCGGCTCAAACCCGGCATTGAAAATCTGAATGCCAGCCTCATGAAGTCAGAAGAGGACTGGAATTTCATTGGTCAAGACACCATTGCCTTTATCAACAAGGGCCGGGACGACGGCATTGAAGTTGGCCAGCAGTACACGGTTCTTTTCGAGGTCTCCACTAATCCGGACTGGGGTCCGGATTCCCCGAAATATCTGACCAGCGAGGAGATCGGCACCCTGCTGGTGCTCCACACTGAAGACAACACGGCCACCGTACTGATCACGGACTCAAAGGAAGATCTTAAGGCCGGCATGCCGCTGCAGGCCTTTAAATAA
- a CDS encoding efflux RND transporter permease subunit, producing the protein MNTETSVPESPKIRPGPIEWMVRNPIAANLLMVILIAGGIWTAFAIQKEVFPEFELDMVEVYVSYPGADPAEVEQGILLPVEEAIRGVEGIEEITSTAREESGRVQIELVSGANRMKVFQDIDQAVNRIRTFPDNIEEPEVRLLDPRRDVMEIGLYGDVDIWTLRVLAERLRDLLLAHQAVTQVELGNVPDYVTHVEIPRDTLREYGLTLGRVAGIIEASSRDIPAGALETAGGEILLRMKERRQWAREFGQIEIVTSQSGSGVMLAEMAQITDGFEEAGFHSRFNRQPSVEIEVFRVGSQDPLEVAGAVSSVLEAFETTLPPGVRTRIDSNRADDYGQRLSLLLKNGLIGLFIVLGILAVFLEYRLAFWVMMGMAISFVGGLVFLPLAGVSINMISMFAFLVALGIVVDDAIVVGENIYEQRQQGTGFLPAAINGAREMAGPVTFSILTNIVAFVPLMFVPGIMGKFWWSLPTVVIIVLAVSLFEAMFILPAHLAHSGTGGQTGPGARLHALQQRFASGFNRFVDRWYRGLLEFCLRYRYITLSAALTLLVVVGGYAYSGHMGMIMMPEVSADEIEAGVTLPVDTTPDQAAQVADQITESTLRMFERHNLQRAAEGVKTNVRGQNFIDVEIVMKPPGERDMTAAEVIELWRKEIGDIKGVDQITFEAERGPGGHRPDVSVDLSHSDINVLEEASIAFSERIAVFQAARDVRDNYEKGKTQFDFTLTPEGRSLGLTPFEVGRQLRHAFYGAEAIRQLRGANEVEVRVKLPESERKALYPLQDLVIRTEEGIEVLFTDIVELKAGTAYTSINRRDGRRVVTVSMTVEPKSAITRVMNEIRGDVLPGLRADYPGITWTFQGGEAEMRESTAALQGGFIMAMAVIYGLLAVIFASYIQPLIVMTAIPFGIVGAVAGHILLGFDLSLISLMGIIALSGVVVNDSLIMIHYANKRRAMHSAFDAIHQAGLRRFRPIALTTLTTFGGLTPIILESSRQAAYLIPMAISLGFGIVFATSIILVIVPCLYLVVEDLAKPCG; encoded by the coding sequence ATGAATACAGAGACCAGCGTTCCCGAATCCCCCAAAATTCGCCCGGGACCCATTGAATGGATGGTTCGCAACCCCATTGCCGCCAATCTGCTGATGGTCATTTTGATTGCCGGCGGCATCTGGACGGCCTTTGCCATCCAGAAGGAGGTGTTTCCCGAATTTGAGCTTGACATGGTCGAGGTCTATGTGAGCTATCCCGGCGCCGACCCGGCGGAAGTGGAACAAGGCATCCTGCTGCCCGTGGAAGAGGCCATCCGGGGCGTTGAAGGCATCGAGGAAATCACCTCCACAGCCCGGGAAGAATCGGGCAGGGTCCAAATCGAGTTGGTCTCCGGGGCCAACCGGATGAAGGTTTTCCAGGATATCGACCAGGCGGTCAACCGGATCCGGACATTTCCGGACAACATCGAAGAACCAGAGGTCCGGCTGCTGGACCCCCGGCGCGATGTCATGGAAATCGGCCTTTACGGGGATGTGGATATCTGGACCCTGCGCGTGCTGGCCGAACGGTTAAGGGATTTGCTGCTCGCCCACCAGGCCGTCACCCAGGTGGAACTCGGCAATGTGCCCGATTATGTCACCCATGTGGAAATCCCCCGGGATACGTTGCGGGAATACGGCCTGACCCTGGGTCGCGTAGCCGGGATCATAGAGGCCTCGAGCCGCGACATTCCGGCCGGAGCCCTGGAAACCGCCGGCGGCGAGATCCTTCTGCGTATGAAGGAACGCCGGCAGTGGGCCCGGGAGTTCGGGCAGATCGAGATTGTCACTTCACAATCGGGATCCGGGGTCATGCTGGCGGAAATGGCCCAAATCACAGACGGGTTTGAAGAAGCGGGCTTCCATTCCCGCTTCAACCGGCAGCCTTCGGTGGAAATCGAGGTCTTTCGGGTGGGAAGCCAGGATCCTTTGGAGGTAGCCGGCGCGGTGAGCAGTGTTCTCGAAGCGTTTGAAACAACACTGCCCCCAGGGGTCAGGACCCGCATTGACAGCAACCGGGCCGATGACTACGGGCAGCGCCTTTCCCTTCTTTTGAAAAACGGGCTGATCGGACTGTTTATCGTCCTGGGCATTCTGGCAGTGTTTCTGGAATACAGACTGGCCTTCTGGGTGATGATGGGCATGGCCATTTCCTTTGTGGGCGGGTTGGTGTTTTTGCCCCTTGCCGGGGTGAGCATCAACATGATCTCCATGTTTGCCTTTCTTGTGGCCCTGGGCATTGTGGTCGATGACGCCATTGTGGTGGGGGAAAACATCTATGAGCAGCGGCAGCAGGGAACCGGTTTTCTGCCGGCGGCTATCAACGGCGCCCGGGAAATGGCCGGGCCGGTGACATTTAGTATCCTGACAAACATCGTGGCGTTTGTACCCCTCATGTTTGTACCCGGAATAATGGGCAAATTCTGGTGGTCGCTTCCGACGGTTGTCATCATTGTGCTGGCTGTGTCCCTGTTTGAGGCCATGTTCATCCTTCCGGCCCATCTGGCCCACAGCGGCACAGGGGGGCAGACCGGTCCCGGCGCGCGTCTGCATGCATTGCAGCAGCGTTTTGCCTCCGGGTTCAACCGGTTTGTGGATCGCTGGTACCGGGGATTGCTGGAATTTTGTCTGCGCTATCGATATATCACTCTTTCCGCGGCCCTGACCTTGCTGGTGGTGGTGGGCGGTTATGCCTACAGCGGGCATATGGGCATGATCATGATGCCCGAGGTGTCAGCAGATGAAATTGAGGCCGGCGTGACCCTGCCGGTGGACACCACACCAGACCAGGCTGCACAAGTGGCCGATCAAATCACCGAATCCACCCTGCGCATGTTTGAAAGACACAATCTGCAGCGGGCTGCAGAGGGGGTGAAGACAAACGTGCGCGGCCAGAATTTTATTGACGTTGAAATTGTCATGAAACCGCCCGGCGAGCGTGACATGACCGCCGCCGAAGTCATAGAACTGTGGCGAAAAGAAATCGGCGACATCAAGGGCGTGGACCAGATCACCTTTGAGGCCGAGCGCGGGCCCGGCGGGCACCGCCCTGATGTAAGCGTTGATTTGAGCCACAGCGACATCAATGTGCTCGAAGAAGCAAGCATTGCGTTTTCAGAACGCATTGCTGTTTTTCAGGCAGCCCGGGATGTGCGCGACAACTACGAAAAAGGCAAAACCCAGTTTGATTTTACCCTCACGCCCGAGGGCCGGAGCCTGGGACTGACCCCATTTGAGGTGGGCCGCCAGCTGCGCCACGCGTTTTACGGGGCAGAGGCCATTCGCCAGCTCCGGGGGGCAAACGAGGTGGAGGTGCGGGTGAAATTGCCCGAATCCGAGCGCAAAGCGCTCTATCCTCTCCAGGATCTGGTCATCCGCACGGAAGAGGGCATCGAGGTCCTGTTTACAGATATCGTCGAACTCAAAGCCGGGACAGCCTATACCTCCATCAACCGGCGCGACGGAAGAAGGGTGGTCACTGTGAGCATGACTGTTGAGCCCAAAAGCGCCATCACAAGGGTCATGAATGAGATCCGGGGTGATGTGCTGCCCGGGCTGAGGGCGGATTATCCTGGTATTACCTGGACGTTTCAGGGCGGCGAGGCCGAGATGCGGGAGTCCACCGCCGCGCTCCAGGGCGGTTTCATCATGGCCATGGCCGTGATTTACGGTCTTCTGGCGGTGATATTTGCAAGTTATATTCAGCCGTTGATCGTGATGACCGCCATTCCTTTCGGGATCGTGGGCGCGGTGGCAGGCCACATTCTGCTGGGCTTTGATCTGTCGCTGATCAGCCTCATGGGTATTATCGCCCTGTCTGGCGTGGTGGTCAACGACTCATTGATCATGATCCATTACGCCAATAAGAGAAGAGCCATGCATTCGGCATTTGACGCCATTCACCAGGCCGGGCTGCGGCGGTTCCGGCCCATCGCGCTCACCACCCTGACCACATTCGGGGGCCTGACCCCCATTATTCTGGAAAGTTCCAGGCAGGCCGCCTATCTCATCCCCATGGCCATTTCCCTTGGCTTTGGCATCGTGTTTGCCACTTCCATCATTCTGGTCATTGTACCGTGCCTGTATTTGGTTGTTGAGGATCTCGCAAAGCCTTGCGGGTAA
- a CDS encoding efflux RND transporter periplasmic adaptor subunit — MSSTDKSSITQRGRLGWKATLLVCALIFLTGAGALVLVFLTEPEVSRMEAARQTAMLVDVIEVQKGDYRPVIRAMGTVVAEHDVSLQPRVGGQILSRSDDFTPGGFVEKGQVIVRIDPADYRNSLTQRKSDLDRAVSDLQLEMGRQNVAEQDYRAMGRELSGQHRDLVLRRPQLKAAKAEVDDAKAAVSQAELKLERTRVKAPFDARVLSRQADVGSQVSAGDVLGRLVGTKTFWVAATVSQSALPWICFPENSNEKGAMVRIRNRSAWSEGMSRTGRLYRLVGALAEDTRFARVLVAVDDPLGRKADDPKTPPLLLQSYVAAEIQGRPISGVIRVKRDHVRKNNTVWVMKDGKLDIRDVKIVFSDAQHAYIRKGLSDGEKVVTSSLATVAGGAPLRLKDADENGHSADGG, encoded by the coding sequence GTGTCATCAACCGATAAATCTTCAATTACACAACGCGGACGCCTCGGATGGAAAGCAACCCTGCTGGTCTGCGCGCTGATTTTTTTGACCGGCGCAGGCGCCCTGGTTCTCGTTTTTCTCACCGAACCGGAAGTCAGCCGGATGGAAGCTGCCAGGCAAACCGCCATGCTGGTGGATGTCATCGAGGTGCAAAAAGGAGACTACAGGCCTGTGATCCGGGCCATGGGCACGGTTGTGGCCGAACACGACGTGTCGCTGCAGCCCCGGGTGGGCGGGCAGATTCTTTCCCGCTCCGATGATTTTACCCCGGGCGGTTTTGTGGAAAAGGGGCAGGTGATTGTCCGGATTGATCCAGCGGATTACAGAAACAGCCTGACGCAGCGAAAAAGCGACCTGGACCGGGCTGTATCGGATTTGCAGCTGGAAATGGGCCGGCAGAATGTGGCCGAGCAGGACTACCGGGCCATGGGCCGTGAGCTTTCCGGTCAGCACCGGGACCTGGTGCTGCGCCGGCCCCAGCTTAAGGCGGCAAAGGCCGAGGTAGACGATGCAAAAGCCGCAGTTTCCCAGGCCGAGCTGAAGCTTGAGCGCACGCGGGTAAAAGCCCCTTTTGACGCCAGAGTTCTGAGCCGGCAGGCCGATGTGGGTTCGCAGGTTTCGGCCGGAGATGTGCTGGGCCGTCTGGTGGGCACCAAAACTTTCTGGGTGGCGGCAACGGTTTCCCAGTCAGCCCTTCCATGGATTTGTTTTCCGGAAAACAGCAATGAAAAAGGCGCCATGGTGCGCATCCGGAACCGGTCGGCCTGGTCCGAAGGTATGAGCCGGACCGGCCGGCTTTACCGGCTCGTGGGCGCTTTGGCTGAGGATACGCGTTTTGCCCGGGTGCTTGTGGCTGTTGATGACCCCCTGGGACGCAAGGCAGATGACCCAAAAACGCCCCCGCTTCTGCTCCAAAGCTATGTGGCGGCCGAAATCCAGGGCCGGCCAATATCCGGGGTGATCCGGGTGAAGCGGGATCATGTACGCAAAAACAACACGGTCTGGGTGATGAAGGACGGAAAGCTGGATATCCGGGATGTAAAGATCGTGTTTTCCGATGCCCAACACGCCTATATCCGCAAGGGGCTAAGTGATGGTGAAAAAGTGGTCACCTCGAGTCTGGCCACTGTGGCCGGGGGGGCACCCCTGCGTTTGAAAGACGCCGATGAAAACGGCCATTCGGCAGACGGCGGTTAA
- the aroB gene encoding 3-dehydroquinate synthase yields MKHLEIAGQTGVSQILVGERLENAGAHLPENTRVIVITDETVNRLYSQKMPDAERIVIGCGEPSKTLDTAAFIYRRLIDLEADRSVFLFGVGGGIVCDITGFVAATYLRGVRFASAATTLLAQVDASVGGKTGVNLDGYKNMVGVFYQPGFVICDPHLLKTLPGHEVVSGFAEIIKHAAIADAGYFGRLETRAEEAMALIPEVIEQIVYDSVVIKSDIVNRDEREKGERRKLNFGHTLGHAIEKTIGCSHGQAVSAGMVAAARLSVKKGLLCESDMQRLSGLLACFGLPVSLPADPAAVYDALARDKKREADFIWFVLLSAIGDCMVSPVALTELQAVLDL; encoded by the coding sequence ATGAAGCATCTTGAAATTGCCGGCCAAACCGGGGTTTCACAAATCCTGGTGGGCGAGCGCCTGGAAAATGCAGGCGCCCATTTGCCGGAAAACACGCGTGTGATTGTGATTACCGATGAAACCGTTAACCGGCTTTACAGTCAGAAAATGCCGGATGCAGAGCGCATTGTTATTGGCTGCGGCGAGCCGTCCAAGACCCTGGATACGGCCGCGTTTATTTACAGGCGCTTAATTGATCTGGAAGCCGACCGCAGCGTGTTTCTGTTCGGTGTGGGAGGGGGTATTGTGTGTGACATTACCGGTTTTGTGGCTGCCACCTATCTGCGGGGCGTGCGGTTTGCCAGTGCAGCCACAACCCTTCTGGCCCAGGTGGATGCCAGCGTGGGCGGCAAGACCGGGGTCAACCTGGACGGCTACAAAAACATGGTGGGGGTCTTTTATCAGCCCGGGTTTGTGATATGCGACCCGCACCTTTTGAAAACACTGCCCGGCCATGAGGTGGTTTCCGGGTTTGCCGAAATTATCAAGCATGCCGCCATAGCCGATGCCGGCTATTTCGGCCGGCTGGAAACCCGGGCCGAAGAGGCCATGGCCCTGATACCGGAGGTCATCGAGCAGATTGTTTATGACTCCGTTGTGATCAAATCCGACATTGTCAACCGGGACGAACGGGAAAAAGGTGAGCGTCGGAAACTCAACTTTGGCCACACTTTGGGCCACGCCATTGAAAAAACCATTGGATGCAGCCACGGTCAGGCCGTGAGCGCGGGCATGGTTGCCGCAGCCCGGTTGTCTGTGAAAAAAGGGCTGCTGTGCGAATCCGACATGCAGCGCCTTTCTGGTTTGCTGGCGTGCTTTGGTCTTCCGGTTTCCCTGCCTGCGGATCCGGCCGCGGTTTACGACGCCCTGGCCCGGGACAAAAAGCGGGAGGCGGATTTTATCTGGTTTGTTCTGCTTTCGGCCATTGGGGATTGTATGGTTTCACCTGTTGCCCTGACGGAGCTGCAAGCCGTGCTGGACCTGTAA